Proteins encoded by one window of Gemmatimonadales bacterium:
- a CDS encoding dihydroneopterin aldolase, producing MNSDSITLRGMRFHTLVGLLPHEEKFPQPLELDVTVYLSLRQVGEADSPRMLLDYRTLHKLVADTVGTSHHQLLEALCEQVAHKALALDGVSRVRVAARKPHAPVPGPVDYVEVVVERSRDEV from the coding sequence ATGAATTCCGACTCCATCACGCTACGCGGCATGCGCTTCCACACCCTGGTGGGCCTCCTTCCGCACGAGGAGAAGTTCCCCCAGCCGCTGGAGCTCGACGTCACCGTCTACCTGTCGCTGCGCCAAGTCGGTGAGGCGGACTCGCCGCGGATGCTCCTCGACTACCGGACCCTGCACAAGCTCGTCGCGGATACCGTGGGCACCAGCCACCACCAGCTGCTCGAGGCCCTCTGCGAGCAGGTCGCCCACAAGGCGCTGGCGCTCGACGGCGTGTCCCGCGTGCGCGTGGCGGCGCGGAAGCCCCACGCCCCGGTCCCGGGGCCGGTGGATTACGTCGAGGTTGTGGTCGAGCGTTCGCGTGACGAAGTCTGA
- the rlmN gene encoding 23S rRNA (adenine(2503)-C(2))-methyltransferase RlmN: protein MSTILDLVPRDAAKALGDWLAARGEPAYRLQQILPRLWQQPVARWADASNLPASLRQDLDNEWPLGRLTLAVRQDSTDGTAKFLWRLPDGEAIEAVLIPEGARRTLCISSQAGCPLKCAFCATGTMGLNRNLAAWEIAAQVREMLLLAEPVKPTNVVFMGMGEPLVNWEAVGPALTILNDPEGFGIGARHITVSTVGILPGLAELARRPEQFRLAISLHAPTSETRLSIMPIEKRYPLAQVLAAAKRFTRRVTFEYVLIGDVNDRDEDLAALAIIAKESGALVNLLPLHPGGAPGLKPSPTRRMYWFASALRRRGVEAVLRRSRGLDIDAACGQLRIASGGDQAREVPSQPDGDVHQAAGVRRGAHRTRA from the coding sequence ATGAGCACGATCCTCGACCTCGTGCCGCGCGACGCCGCGAAAGCGCTCGGCGACTGGCTCGCCGCGCGCGGTGAGCCGGCGTACCGGCTACAGCAGATCCTGCCTCGCTTGTGGCAGCAGCCCGTAGCCCGGTGGGCGGACGCATCCAATCTCCCCGCATCGCTCCGCCAAGACCTGGACAACGAGTGGCCGCTGGGCCGGCTCACCCTGGCGGTGCGGCAGGACTCGACCGACGGCACGGCGAAGTTCCTCTGGCGGCTGCCCGACGGCGAAGCTATCGAGGCGGTGCTGATCCCCGAGGGGGCGCGCCGCACCCTCTGCATCTCGTCGCAGGCGGGCTGCCCGCTCAAGTGCGCCTTCTGCGCCACCGGGACGATGGGCCTCAACCGCAACCTCGCGGCGTGGGAGATCGCCGCGCAGGTGCGGGAGATGCTGCTGCTGGCCGAGCCGGTGAAGCCGACCAATGTCGTGTTCATGGGAATGGGTGAGCCGCTGGTCAACTGGGAGGCGGTGGGCCCCGCCCTCACGATCCTCAACGACCCGGAGGGCTTCGGGATCGGGGCGCGGCACATCACGGTGTCAACGGTGGGTATCCTGCCCGGGCTCGCGGAGCTGGCGAGGCGACCGGAGCAGTTCCGGCTCGCGATCTCGCTGCATGCGCCGACCAGCGAGACGCGCCTTTCCATCATGCCGATCGAGAAGCGCTACCCGCTGGCCCAGGTGCTGGCCGCGGCGAAGAGGTTCACGCGGCGAGTCACCTTCGAGTACGTGCTGATCGGCGACGTGAACGATCGCGACGAGGACCTGGCGGCGCTGGCGATCATCGCGAAGGAGAGCGGCGCGCTGGTGAACCTGCTGCCGCTCCATCCCGGCGGCGCGCCCGGGCTCAAGCCTTCGCCCACGCGGCGGATGTACTGGTTCGCGTCCGCCCTCAGGCGGCGCGGCGTGGAAGCGGTGCTGCGCCGGAGCCGCGGGCTTGACATCGACGCGGCGTGCGGCCAGCTACGGATCGCGAGCGGCGGAGACCAGGCCCGCGAAGTCCCGTCCCAGCCGGACGGTGATGTCCACCAGGCGGCCGGGGTCAGGCGCGGCGCGCACCGCACCCGCGCCTAA
- a CDS encoding VanZ family protein — MEDGRRRAWWQVAGWLAIQLTATSLPGSVLPGGLGHPIDFLGHFGMYLVLGALVARAAARGRSGTGAIVLWVVLAGVGALDETHQLLIPGREASAVDWTFDALGAGAGLTLWAALARRRVAAWVR; from the coding sequence GTGGAAGACGGGCGGCGTCGGGCCTGGTGGCAGGTGGCGGGATGGCTCGCGATTCAGCTCACCGCGACATCGTTGCCGGGGAGCGTCCTGCCCGGCGGGCTCGGCCACCCGATCGATTTCCTCGGGCACTTCGGGATGTACCTGGTCCTCGGCGCGCTGGTGGCTCGGGCGGCGGCGCGCGGCCGGTCCGGGACCGGCGCGATCGTCCTGTGGGTGGTGCTGGCGGGTGTCGGCGCGCTCGACGAGACGCACCAGCTCCTCATTCCCGGCCGCGAGGCGTCCGCGGTGGACTGGACGTTCGATGCGCTGGGCGCCGGCGCGGGGCTCACGCTGTGGGCGGCGCTCGCGCGGAGGAGGGTGGCGGCATGGGTTCGATGA
- a CDS encoding HD domain-containing protein, with amino-acid sequence MSDAARLLGALHFSAERHRDQRRKGASQAPYINHPIEVAHVLASIGGVTDLDTLLAAILHDTIEDTGTTGAELEARFGREVRALVEEVTDDKRLPREERKRLQVQQAAHQSAKARLIKLADRICNVQDVTHAPPSDWSRERRVAYLDWTAEVVAGCRGANVALERHHDEVLAAGRKVLGA; translated from the coding sequence ATGAGCGACGCCGCGCGCCTGCTCGGCGCGCTCCACTTCTCGGCCGAAAGGCACCGCGACCAGCGGCGCAAGGGCGCGAGCCAGGCGCCGTACATCAACCACCCCATCGAGGTGGCGCACGTCCTGGCGAGCATCGGCGGCGTCACGGACCTCGACACGCTGCTCGCCGCCATCCTGCACGACACCATCGAAGACACGGGTACGACCGGGGCGGAGCTGGAAGCGCGGTTCGGGCGCGAGGTCCGGGCGCTGGTGGAGGAAGTGACGGACGACAAGCGGCTGCCCAGGGAAGAGCGGAAGCGACTCCAGGTGCAGCAGGCGGCGCACCAGTCCGCCAAGGCCAGGCTGATCAAGCTCGCCGACAGGATCTGCAACGTGCAGGACGTGACGCACGCGCCGCCGTCGGACTGGTCGCGCGAGCGCCGGGTGGCCTACCTCGACTGGACGGCGGAGGTCGTCGCGGGGTGCCGGGGAGCGAACGTGGCGCTCGAGCGGCACCACGACGAGGTTCTCGCGGCCGGTCGGAAGGTGCTGGGCGCGTAG
- the panC gene encoding pantoate--beta-alanine ligase: MRVVITPEEMRDASAAALRAGRRVGFVPTMGYLHEGHLSLVRTARAKSDLVVMSIFVNPLQFGPNEDFTRYPRDLARDQALAERAGVDLLWTPPPEAVYPAPPVVTVQPGPVGTILEGAVRPGHFAGVLTVVLKLVSIVQPQVAVFGRKDAQQAALVRFMARDFDLPVEIAVAPLVRDADGLALSSRNVYLDAEARAKALALPRALAAGVAAFRAGDRRAGSVIAAAWKVLGADEDVTTEYINVIDADTFLPNHAATARSYLAAAVRVRRTRLIDNVILGEGLEGDVRLEEKQDGRTVGP, translated from the coding sequence ATGCGCGTCGTCATCACCCCGGAGGAAATGCGGGACGCCTCGGCCGCCGCCCTGCGGGCGGGCCGGCGGGTGGGCTTCGTCCCGACGATGGGCTACCTCCACGAGGGGCATCTCTCGCTGGTGCGCACGGCGCGCGCCAAGAGCGACCTCGTCGTGATGAGCATCTTCGTCAACCCGCTCCAGTTCGGGCCCAACGAAGACTTCACCAGATACCCACGCGACCTCGCGCGCGACCAGGCTCTGGCGGAACGGGCGGGAGTGGACCTTCTCTGGACGCCGCCGCCCGAAGCGGTGTACCCCGCGCCGCCGGTCGTCACCGTCCAGCCGGGGCCGGTCGGGACCATCCTCGAAGGCGCGGTGCGGCCCGGACACTTCGCCGGGGTGCTCACCGTCGTGTTAAAACTGGTTTCGATCGTGCAGCCTCAGGTGGCGGTGTTCGGACGGAAGGACGCGCAGCAGGCGGCGCTGGTCCGCTTCATGGCGCGGGACTTCGATCTCCCGGTGGAGATCGCGGTCGCGCCGCTGGTGCGGGACGCGGACGGCTTGGCGCTCAGCTCCCGCAACGTCTATCTCGACGCCGAGGCCCGCGCGAAAGCGCTGGCGCTCCCGCGCGCGCTCGCCGCGGGCGTCGCGGCCTTTCGCGCCGGCGATCGCAGGGCCGGCTCGGTGATCGCCGCGGCGTGGAAGGTGCTCGGCGCGGACGAGGACGTGACGACGGAGTACATCAACGTCATCGATGCGGACACCTTCCTGCCGAACCACGCGGCGACCGCGCGCTCGTACTTGGCCGCCGCCGTTCGGGTCAGGCGGACGCGGCTGATAGACAACGTCATCCTGGGCGAGGGGCTCGAGGGTGATGTCCGGCTGGAGGAGAAGCAGGACGGACGGACCGTCGGGCCGTGA
- the trpA gene encoding tryptophan synthase subunit alpha yields the protein MPEGQLADCWAGLRAAGRAALIPYITAGHPGWDATREFLAGAPGFGADIVELGVPWSDPVADGPVIQASTHAALAAGVTLRGVLDLLREARPSVPVVLFTYLNPVLAMGPVRFAAAAREAGAAGVLVVDLPVGADPATENALAAGSLPLVRLVAPTTPPARLARIAAASRGFVYLVARLGVTGASRAVASDIGVRVAAVRAATALPVAVGFGISAPSQAAEVAALADGVVVGSAVVDRMSAGGVMAAGAWLQELRHAMDVARPAQAARA from the coding sequence TTGCCTGAAGGTCAACTCGCCGACTGCTGGGCGGGGCTCCGTGCCGCCGGCCGCGCGGCGCTCATCCCCTACATCACCGCGGGCCACCCCGGCTGGGACGCGACGCGCGAGTTCCTGGCCGGTGCGCCCGGCTTCGGCGCCGACATCGTCGAGCTGGGCGTGCCGTGGAGCGACCCGGTCGCGGACGGGCCGGTGATCCAGGCGAGCACCCACGCCGCGCTCGCCGCAGGAGTCACTCTGCGCGGGGTGCTCGACCTGCTGCGTGAGGCACGGCCTTCCGTGCCCGTGGTCCTCTTCACCTATCTGAACCCGGTGCTCGCCATGGGTCCCGTCCGGTTCGCGGCCGCCGCGCGCGAGGCGGGAGCGGCAGGCGTCCTGGTGGTGGACCTGCCGGTCGGAGCGGACCCCGCGACCGAGAACGCGCTCGCCGCCGGCAGCCTGCCGCTGGTCCGCTTGGTGGCGCCGACGACTCCCCCGGCGCGCCTCGCCAGGATCGCGGCGGCGAGCCGGGGATTCGTGTACCTAGTCGCGCGGCTTGGCGTGACCGGGGCGAGCCGGGCGGTCGCATCCGACATCGGCGTGAGGGTGGCCGCGGTGCGCGCGGCGACCGCGCTTCCGGTGGCGGTGGGGTTCGGGATCTCCGCTCCCTCGCAGGCCGCCGAGGTCGCGGCGCTGGCCGATGGTGTCGTGGTGGGGAGTGCCGTCGTGGATCGGATGAGCGCGGGTGGGGTGATGGCGGCCGGCGCATGGCTCCAGGAGCTGCGGCACGCGATGGACGTGGCGCGGCCGGCCCAGGCGGCTCGAGCGTGA
- a CDS encoding methyl-accepting chemotaxis protein: MTWLRVGTIVTVYPVALAVAGGLVLGGGLAMDPRALAAGPTVLSLVAVATVLRRYAVPLSKYSYLSLTGFVGLTGSLLFGAVPTLLAMAVACLAGDWGWLRKPWRAAAINAGREVLTLAAAFGVYAGMLNSGGLEGHGLGLDLVPALLFFVISYFVIGRALFYFTLLLRGKLLEDDQSLILRYEVIAYFVSALSTATALIAVATLEPRSWPFIGAMLLFAGWMVKRLLEESIGAEERIKVLAVDMAVTADLSLEDSLDRIARLANRLVDWTDFRIYREEQGRTRRIYRSAHGAPGRGEPGEDLEAIRAGVVASGEVAVVSDARLDPRIAEQRPTAQSILLMPLRFGDLTVGTLEIEHTKRNMYGPKAITLVATLATQVSSAIHIADLREPLVQTVERIGTEVKAVAAAVERLRRASARSQEHAATIKRAAAQQELEVQANLGATESLTTAARRVASDGRDAAERSVEASNTATESRDTIGGAVQRLVDLKAFVADSSQKVLSLQKVTRSINDFIGVIRDIADQTNLLALNAAIEAARAGAHGRGFAVVADEVRRLADQSSRAAGEVSQLVAAIQKQMTRVVDQMRRGEQAVGGVEEVSSRSLAALEAIVSSTADATGHARSIAGTAAEQDAALALLAERIRSSAEISRKNRHEAEDMASQAEGQAREFAELERSTRELEAVATHLGDVARRFANA; this comes from the coding sequence GTGACCTGGCTGCGTGTCGGCACCATCGTCACCGTCTACCCCGTGGCCCTCGCGGTGGCGGGCGGGCTGGTTCTAGGCGGCGGCCTCGCGATGGATCCGCGCGCGCTGGCTGCCGGGCCCACGGTGCTGTCGCTCGTCGCGGTGGCGACGGTGCTGAGGCGCTATGCCGTACCGCTCTCCAAGTACTCGTACCTTTCCCTTACCGGCTTCGTCGGCCTCACCGGGAGCCTGCTTTTCGGCGCCGTGCCGACGCTCCTCGCGATGGCCGTGGCCTGTCTGGCCGGCGACTGGGGCTGGCTCCGCAAGCCGTGGCGCGCGGCGGCGATCAACGCCGGGCGCGAGGTGCTGACGCTCGCCGCCGCCTTCGGCGTCTACGCCGGAATGCTGAATAGCGGCGGGCTCGAGGGCCACGGCCTCGGGCTCGACCTGGTTCCCGCGCTGCTGTTCTTCGTGATCTCGTACTTCGTCATCGGGCGCGCGCTGTTCTACTTCACGCTGCTGTTGCGCGGCAAGCTTCTGGAGGACGATCAGTCGCTCATCCTGAGGTACGAGGTCATCGCGTACTTCGTCTCCGCGCTGTCGACCGCGACCGCGCTCATCGCGGTGGCGACGCTCGAGCCGCGCAGTTGGCCGTTCATCGGCGCTATGCTGTTGTTCGCGGGGTGGATGGTGAAGCGTCTCCTCGAGGAGTCGATCGGCGCCGAGGAGCGGATCAAGGTGCTCGCGGTGGACATGGCCGTCACCGCGGACCTCTCGCTCGAGGACTCGCTCGACCGCATCGCTCGGTTGGCCAACCGGCTGGTGGACTGGACCGACTTCCGGATCTACCGGGAGGAGCAAGGCCGGACCCGCCGCATCTATCGCAGCGCGCATGGGGCTCCTGGCCGCGGCGAACCGGGCGAAGACCTGGAGGCCATCCGCGCCGGCGTGGTCGCCTCGGGGGAGGTCGCGGTGGTGAGCGACGCCAGGCTGGACCCCCGCATCGCGGAGCAGAGGCCCACGGCGCAGAGCATCCTGCTGATGCCGCTGCGGTTCGGTGACCTCACGGTGGGCACGCTGGAGATCGAGCACACCAAGCGGAACATGTACGGCCCGAAGGCCATCACGTTGGTCGCGACGCTCGCCACCCAGGTTTCCTCCGCCATCCACATCGCCGACCTGCGCGAGCCGCTGGTGCAGACCGTCGAGCGGATCGGCACGGAGGTGAAGGCGGTAGCGGCTGCCGTCGAGAGGCTGCGGCGGGCGTCGGCGCGCAGCCAGGAGCACGCGGCGACGATCAAGCGTGCGGCGGCCCAGCAGGAGCTGGAGGTGCAGGCCAACCTCGGCGCTACCGAGTCGCTGACCACGGCGGCCCGCCGCGTCGCGTCCGACGGGAGGGACGCCGCGGAGCGCAGCGTGGAAGCGAGCAACACGGCGACCGAGAGCCGGGACACGATCGGCGGAGCGGTTCAGCGACTGGTTGACCTCAAGGCGTTCGTGGCTGACTCGTCGCAGAAGGTGCTCTCGCTCCAGAAGGTGACGCGCAGCATCAACGACTTCATCGGCGTGATCCGCGACATCGCCGACCAGACCAACCTGCTCGCGCTCAACGCCGCCATCGAGGCGGCGCGCGCCGGCGCGCACGGGCGGGGGTTCGCCGTGGTGGCGGACGAAGTGCGGCGGCTCGCCGACCAGAGCAGTCGTGCGGCAGGCGAAGTCAGCCAGCTGGTGGCGGCGATCCAGAAGCAGATGACGCGGGTGGTGGACCAGATGCGGCGCGGCGAGCAGGCGGTGGGCGGTGTGGAGGAGGTCTCCAGCAGGTCGCTTGCCGCGCTGGAGGCGATCGTGAGCTCCACGGCGGACGCGACCGGCCACGCCCGCAGCATCGCCGGTACCGCCGCGGAGCAGGACGCGGCGCTGGCGCTGCTGGCCGAGCGCATCCGCTCCTCGGCGGAGATATCGCGAAAGAACCGCCACGAGGCGGAGGACATGGCCTCGCAGGCGGAGGGCCAGGCGCGCGAGTTTGCCGAGCTGGAGCGGAGCACCCGCGAGCTGGAGGCGGTGGCTACGCATCTGGGCGACGTGGCGCGACGGTTCGCCAACGCATGA
- a CDS encoding PTS sugar transporter subunit IIA: protein MLSQLLAPDRVTVPLTSRDKSSVLRELVDLLVSTSGGDADDILHSVRDREECQSTGFGYGVAIPHARTPTLAGLTMVAGVATEPIEYGALDGQPVRLIFLLVGPESAAGVQVRALARIARLVRRDAVRERLLRAATPEEFVRVVKESEGQ, encoded by the coding sequence TTGCTGAGCCAGCTGCTGGCCCCCGACCGCGTCACGGTCCCCCTCACTTCCCGGGACAAGTCGAGCGTCCTCCGCGAACTGGTCGACCTGCTCGTGAGCACTTCGGGCGGGGACGCCGACGACATCCTGCACTCGGTACGCGACCGTGAAGAGTGCCAGTCCACGGGCTTCGGCTACGGGGTCGCGATCCCGCATGCCCGCACCCCGACCCTGGCCGGACTGACGATGGTCGCCGGGGTGGCGACGGAGCCCATCGAATACGGTGCGCTGGATGGACAGCCGGTGCGGCTGATCTTCCTCCTGGTGGGGCCGGAGTCGGCGGCGGGGGTGCAGGTGCGGGCCCTGGCCCGCATCGCGCGGCTGGTGCGGCGCGACGCGGTGCGGGAGCGGCTGCTCCGGGCGGCCACCCCCGAGGAGTTCGTCCGGGTCGTCAAGGAATCGGAGGGGCAGTAG
- the folK gene encoding 2-amino-4-hydroxy-6-hydroxymethyldihydropteridine diphosphokinase: MTKSEPVAIALGSNLGDREAALAGARAAIARLPGTRIMRASAVLETEPLGPVPQAEFLNQMLLVETTLEPRALLEALLLIERAAGRVRGERWGPRTLDCDIVLFGDRVVNESGLVIPHPEIPNRAFWQRELAELHVAHTLA; encoded by the coding sequence GTGACGAAGTCTGAGCCGGTCGCCATCGCGCTCGGTTCGAACCTCGGCGATCGCGAGGCCGCGCTGGCCGGCGCGCGGGCGGCCATCGCGCGGCTGCCCGGCACGCGAATCATGCGCGCCTCCGCCGTCCTCGAGACCGAGCCGCTCGGTCCCGTGCCGCAGGCCGAGTTCCTGAACCAGATGCTGCTGGTCGAGACCACGCTGGAACCGCGAGCCCTCCTCGAAGCGCTCCTCTTGATCGAGCGGGCCGCCGGCCGGGTTCGCGGCGAGCGATGGGGCCCGCGCACCCTCGACTGCGACATCGTTCTATTCGGCGATCGCGTCGTGAACGAGTCCGGCCTCGTCATCCCCCATCCCGAGATCCCCAACCGCGCCTTCTGGCAGCGAGAACTGGCCGAACTGCATGTCGCCCACACGCTCGCCTAA
- the panB gene encoding 3-methyl-2-oxobutanoate hydroxymethyltransferase yields the protein MSPTRSPNNSAVTTRDFLAMKQAKQKIVAVTAYDALFGRLVDEAGVDCALVGDSLNQVLCGEPSTLSATVDQMIYHARAVRRGVKRALLVVDMPFLSYQVNRDDALRNCGRVMKETGAQAVKLEGGSAIAETVRGLVDIGIPVMGHVGLTPQSVHALGGYRVQGKGEEAAGRMASDVAALEQAGCFSVVLELVPATVAAAISAERALPTIGIGAGAGCDGQVLVLHDLLGLNDTFSPKFLKRYAALADDVRGAVGRFADEVRRGVYPDADHSF from the coding sequence ATGTCGCCCACACGCTCGCCTAACAACTCCGCGGTCACCACCCGCGACTTCCTCGCCATGAAGCAGGCGAAGCAGAAGATCGTCGCCGTCACCGCGTACGACGCGCTGTTCGGCCGGCTGGTGGACGAGGCGGGAGTGGACTGCGCCCTGGTCGGCGATTCGCTCAACCAGGTGCTCTGCGGCGAGCCGTCCACCCTTTCCGCCACGGTGGACCAGATGATCTACCACGCGCGCGCGGTGCGCCGCGGCGTCAAGCGGGCGCTCCTGGTCGTTGACATGCCCTTCCTCAGCTACCAGGTGAACCGCGACGACGCGCTGCGGAACTGCGGGCGGGTCATGAAGGAGACCGGCGCGCAGGCGGTGAAGCTCGAGGGCGGCTCCGCCATCGCCGAGACGGTGCGCGGCCTGGTGGACATCGGCATCCCGGTCATGGGGCACGTCGGGCTCACGCCGCAGTCGGTGCACGCGCTGGGCGGGTACCGGGTGCAGGGGAAGGGCGAGGAGGCTGCCGGGCGCATGGCATCGGACGTGGCGGCGCTGGAGCAGGCCGGGTGCTTCAGCGTCGTGCTGGAGCTGGTCCCCGCGACCGTCGCCGCCGCGATCTCCGCGGAGCGCGCGCTCCCCACCATCGGCATAGGCGCGGGCGCGGGATGCGACGGCCAGGTCCTGGTGCTGCACGACCTCCTCGGCCTCAACGACACCTTCTCGCCCAAGTTCCTGAAGCGCTATGCCGCCCTGGCCGACGACGTGCGCGGGGCCGTCGGCCGCTTCGCCGACGAGGTGCGCCGCGGCGTCTACCCGGACGCCGACCACTCCTTCTAG
- the aspS gene encoding aspartate--tRNA ligase → MGSMSRTSMRTHRCGELRAAHIGQSVQLGGWVHRRRDLGGLVFIDLRDREGIAQVAFGPDAPDALAVAAGLTPETVVSVRGVVAARPAGQANPDLPTGEVEVRAAAVEVIGPAATPAIPVARGKGEVLAAEELRLRHRHLDLRRPELYANLELRHRLLQRARAELTALGFLEIETPILTKPTPEGARDYLVPSRVHPGEFYALPQSPQLYKQLLMVAGFDRYFQLARCFRDEDLRADRQPEFTQIDLEASFIGVEDIYAVTETVLVALWREGGHEVAAPFPRMAYRDAMERYGSDQPDLRFALEIRDITGLIGSESGEFLRAAVGRGERVRAIVAPGGAALSRKDFDQLTDEAKTMRASGLLWAKRGADGVSGPGAKALGPAAVEALRLAEGEAVLGCAGVDSIVSPALGRVRQELVRRLKLQPRAKHAFVWIEQFPMFERDPGSGALAPMHHPFTAPHPDDRALLASEPERVRSMHYDPVYNGVELGSGSIRIVDPALQQQVFDRLGMAPDDVEARFGFLLEGLRAGAPPHGGIALGFDRIVMLLAGAESLREVIAFPKTTAARALFEGAPAPASKEDLYVLRLKVVT, encoded by the coding sequence ATGGGTTCGATGAGTCGGACGTCGATGCGCACCCACCGGTGCGGCGAACTCAGGGCCGCGCACATCGGGCAGAGCGTTCAATTGGGTGGCTGGGTCCACCGGCGGCGCGACCTCGGCGGGCTGGTGTTCATCGACCTGCGCGACCGCGAGGGGATCGCCCAGGTGGCGTTCGGTCCCGACGCGCCGGACGCGCTCGCGGTGGCCGCGGGCCTGACGCCCGAGACCGTCGTGTCGGTGCGCGGCGTCGTGGCCGCCCGGCCGGCGGGGCAGGCCAATCCCGACCTGCCGACCGGCGAGGTGGAAGTGCGGGCGGCGGCCGTGGAGGTGATCGGCCCGGCGGCGACGCCGGCGATCCCGGTGGCGCGGGGGAAGGGCGAAGTGCTGGCCGCGGAGGAACTGCGGCTGCGGCACCGGCACCTCGACCTCCGCCGTCCGGAGCTGTACGCCAACCTGGAGCTGCGCCATCGCCTGCTCCAGCGGGCGCGGGCGGAGCTGACCGCGCTCGGGTTCCTGGAGATAGAGACCCCCATCCTCACCAAGCCCACGCCCGAAGGCGCGCGCGACTACCTCGTCCCGTCGCGGGTCCATCCCGGCGAGTTCTACGCGCTCCCGCAGTCGCCGCAGCTCTACAAGCAACTGCTGATGGTGGCCGGTTTCGACCGATACTTCCAGCTGGCGCGCTGTTTCCGCGACGAGGACCTGCGCGCCGACCGGCAGCCGGAATTCACCCAGATAGACCTCGAGGCCTCGTTCATCGGCGTGGAGGACATCTACGCCGTGACGGAGACGGTGCTCGTGGCGCTCTGGCGGGAGGGGGGGCACGAGGTCGCGGCTCCGTTCCCGCGGATGGCCTACCGCGATGCGATGGAACGATACGGATCGGACCAGCCGGACCTGCGCTTCGCGCTCGAGATCCGCGACATCACCGGGCTCATCGGCTCCGAGAGCGGAGAGTTCCTGCGCGCGGCGGTGGGGCGCGGTGAGCGGGTACGCGCCATCGTCGCCCCGGGCGGGGCGGCGCTCTCCCGCAAGGACTTCGACCAGCTCACCGACGAGGCGAAGACGATGCGCGCCTCCGGCCTGCTCTGGGCGAAGCGCGGCGCCGACGGCGTCAGCGGGCCCGGCGCCAAGGCCCTCGGCCCTGCCGCGGTCGAAGCGCTCCGCCTGGCCGAGGGTGAAGCGGTGCTCGGGTGCGCGGGCGTGGACTCGATCGTGTCACCGGCCTTGGGACGAGTGCGCCAGGAACTCGTCAGGCGCCTGAAGCTCCAGCCCAGGGCGAAGCATGCCTTCGTGTGGATCGAGCAATTCCCGATGTTCGAGCGCGATCCCGGAAGCGGCGCGCTGGCGCCGATGCACCACCCGTTCACGGCGCCGCACCCCGACGACCGCGCCCTGCTGGCGAGCGAGCCGGAGCGGGTGCGCTCGATGCACTACGACCCGGTCTACAACGGAGTCGAGCTGGGGAGCGGATCCATCCGCATCGTGGACCCGGCGCTCCAGCAGCAGGTGTTCGACCGGCTCGGCATGGCGCCGGACGACGTCGAAGCGCGCTTCGGCTTCCTGCTGGAGGGACTGAGGGCGGGGGCGCCGCCGCACGGCGGGATCGCGCTCGGCTTCGACCGGATCGTGATGCTCCTCGCCGGGGCGGAGTCGCTGCGTGAAGTGATCGCGTTCCCCAAGACGACCGCCGCGCGCGCGCTGTTCGAGGGCGCGCCCGCGCCGGCGAGTAAGGAGGACCTCTACGTGTTGCGCCTCAAGGTCGTGACGTGA
- a CDS encoding LytR C-terminal domain-containing protein, producing the protein MEQPGRGRLLVGAIVALGLLAGTTAALFRLSKHGASVERARAIPGEGEGERVVVEVLNTTPAVGLARAATRRLRDAGLDVVYFGSDTGAAIDSTLVLVRRGPMSAGERAVGALGAGAVRAAPDPGRLVDITVRLGRDFAGLVSAARDP; encoded by the coding sequence ATGGAACAGCCTGGTCGCGGGCGACTCCTCGTCGGCGCGATAGTCGCGCTCGGGCTCCTCGCGGGCACCACGGCCGCCCTCTTCCGCCTGTCGAAGCACGGGGCGTCGGTCGAGCGCGCCCGGGCCATCCCCGGTGAGGGCGAGGGGGAACGCGTGGTGGTCGAGGTGCTGAACACCACGCCCGCGGTGGGACTGGCTCGCGCGGCGACCCGGCGCCTGCGCGACGCGGGGCTCGACGTCGTCTACTTCGGGTCCGACACGGGCGCGGCGATCGACAGCACCCTGGTCCTGGTCCGCCGCGGCCCGATGTCGGCCGGAGAGCGGGCCGTCGGCGCGTTAGGCGCGGGTGCGGTGCGCGCCGCGCCTGACCCCGGCCGCCTGGTGGACATCACCGTCCGGCTGGGACGGGACTTCGCGGGCCTGGTCTCCGCCGCTCGCGATCCGTAG